The Toxorhynchites rutilus septentrionalis strain SRP chromosome 3, ASM2978413v1, whole genome shotgun sequence genome includes a region encoding these proteins:
- the LOC129772809 gene encoding metaxin-2: MSAITDEYLRNESIASQPWPQKAFLYQPYEEGQILLAENASCLAVRTYLTMLELPFTVEQRANAEFMSPGGKRTKLPVLRVENCIYAEFEHILTFVELKELSLTTHLAQDDKDDMRAHLCLAEQIFTNAEQYVSWIDKEVLVGVTRQRNGSVYPFPLNHIQNWRKQLNVRRLLSVAEFLDITLEQVIDRVEKLCASLSMKLNDNVYFYGNEPTELDALVFGHLFSIFTMTLPNNVLAVTINKFRNLTQFCKNIEEKYFKKVEGSTRKR, translated from the exons ATGAGTGCAATTACTGATGAGTATTTAAGAAACGAATCAATCG CATCCCAGCCATGGCCACAGAAAGCCTTCCTCTACCAGCCCTACGAGGAGGGACAGATTCTGCTAGCCGAAAATGCTAGCTGTCTGGCGGTTCGCACATACCTCACCATGTTGGAGCTCCCCTTCACGGTGGAACAACGGGCCAATGCCGAGTTTATGTCACCGGGTGGCAAACGCACAAAGCTGCCAGTACTGAGGGTGGAGAATTGCATTTACGCTGAGTTTGAACACATTCTTACATTCGTCGAATTGAAAGAACTATCGCTGACAACGCATTTGGCCCAGGATGATAAGGACGATATGCGGGCGCATCTGTGTCTGGCGGAACAGATATTTACTAATGCGGAG CAATACGTGAGCTGGATCGACAAGGAAGTCCTGGTGGGAGTAACCCGTCAACGTAATGGAAGCGTCTATCCGTTTCCACTGAATCACATCCAGAACTGGCGGAAGCAACTGAACGTTCGTAGACTACTTAGCGTTGCCGAGTTCCTGGACATAACACTGGAGCAAGTGATCGATAGGGTGGAGAAGCTTTGCGCGTCCCTCAGCATGAAGCTGAATgacaatgtttatttttatggcAACGAGCCGACAGAATTGGATGCTCTTGTTTTTGGGCATTTGTTCAGCATTTTCACCATGACCCTGCCGAACAATGTGCTGGCGGTGACAATCAACAAGTTTAGGAATCTCACCCAGTTCTGTAAGAACATTGAGGAGAAGTACTTCAAAAAGGTGGAAGGATCCACCCGGAAGCGTTAG